Proteins found in one Helicobacter colisuis genomic segment:
- a CDS encoding protein-L-isoaspartate(D-aspartate) O-methyltransferase yields MQTIKTAQMVHEITRQFPLSQNVQNALLKINREIFVPEGFKHLAYSLDALPMGASQWISSPLTVAKMTEYLQCEGADNVLEIGCGSGYQAAILSCLVRRVFSIERIEKLLNEARLRIKTCNLSNINTKLDDGQKGWSAYAPYDRILFSAVATTIPQEIFNQLQIGGILIAPIQKGNLQIITRFYKHNHSITSEELDSCIFVPIQNGIE; encoded by the coding sequence ATGCAAACCATCAAAACTGCTCAAATGGTGCATGAAATTACACGCCAATTTCCTTTAAGTCAAAATGTCCAAAATGCTCTTTTAAAAATCAATCGTGAAATTTTTGTCCCTGAAGGTTTTAAGCATCTAGCCTATTCCCTTGATGCACTTCCTATGGGTGCTAGTCAATGGATTAGCTCTCCACTTACGGTTGCCAAAATGACAGAATACCTCCAATGCGAAGGTGCAGATAATGTCTTAGAAATCGGCTGTGGAAGTGGTTATCAAGCAGCTATTCTTAGCTGTCTCGTGCGTAGAGTTTTCAGCATTGAAAGAATCGAAAAACTTCTTAATGAAGCGCGTTTAAGAATCAAAACCTGCAATCTTAGTAATATCAACACAAAACTAGATGATGGGCAAAAAGGCTGGAGTGCATATGCGCCTTATGATAGGATACTTTTCTCAGCAGTAGCCACGACAATTCCACAAGAGATTTTTAATCAACTTCAAATAGGCGGGATTCTTATAGCTCCAATCCAAAAAGGGAATCTCCAAATTATCACACGCTTTTATAAACACAATCATTCCATTACTTCAGAAGAGCTTGATTCTTGTATTTTTGTGCCTATTCAAAATGGTATTGAATAG
- a CDS encoding nitrilase-related carbon-nitrogen hydrolase, whose amino-acid sequence MISKSLYTLQFKTKQNFEENLIYFKNLILECESDSIILAPEVALTNFCYQRMEEASEFAKEATETLLKLSSEKTIITTMIEKYKNGFYNNLKVFHRGELLHKQSKNKLFPLGNEHLHFQAGNIEEISPFIIDGIKCGAINCFELRFIELWQKLKGCDLIFVPAQWAKERKDHFQTLTKALAITTQSFVVASNSTNDSMDGGSAIITPFGYATQDDSQEIIGLKANFNDVAKVRKFIDIGL is encoded by the coding sequence ATGATTTCTAAGTCACTTTATACCTTACAATTTAAAACCAAACAAAATTTTGAAGAGAATCTTATATATTTTAAAAATCTTATCTTGGAATGCGAAAGTGATTCTATTATTCTTGCACCTGAAGTTGCTTTAACTAATTTTTGTTACCAAAGAATGGAAGAAGCGAGCGAGTTTGCTAAAGAAGCAACAGAAACTCTACTCAAACTATCAAGCGAAAAAACAATCATAACCACTATGATAGAAAAATACAAAAATGGTTTTTATAACAATCTTAAAGTTTTTCATCGCGGAGAATTGCTTCACAAGCAAAGTAAAAACAAGCTCTTTCCGCTAGGTAATGAGCATTTACACTTTCAAGCAGGCAATATTGAAGAAATTTCCCCTTTTATAATTGATGGTATCAAATGCGGTGCTATTAACTGCTTTGAATTAAGATTTATTGAACTTTGGCAAAAGCTCAAAGGTTGCGATCTTATTTTTGTCCCTGCGCAATGGGCAAAAGAGCGAAAGGACCACTTCCAGACTCTCACCAAAGCCCTTGCAATCACCACTCAAAGCTTTGTTGTAGCAAGTAATAGCACCAATGATTCTATGGATGGGGGCAGTGCGATTATCACACCTTTTGGCTATGCAACTCAAGATGATTCACAAGAAATCATAGGCTTAAAGGCAAATTTCAATGATGTTGCAAAAGTGCGAAAATTCATTGACATAGGACTTTAA
- a CDS encoding ribonucleotide-diphosphate reductase subunit beta, protein MLHRKKIYNPNSNESVNERKIFGGNPTSIFELNKIKYQWAYNLWKVMLANSWFPEEVNMTPDKRDYAEGLTPEEKIGYDRALAQLIFMDSLQTNNLIDNVNPYITSPEINLILVRQAFEEALHSQSYAVMVESISANTDEIYDMWRSDMQLKSKNDYIAAVYEQLAINPIERNIIKAMFANQILEGIYFYSGFAFFYTLARSGKMLGSAQMIRFIQRDEVTHLLLFQNMINSVRKETPELFTKDLEEEVIEMFREAVKVETAWGEYITQGQILGLTSEIIQEYIKYLADERLKRVGLPALYNAKHPIKWVDSFSSFNEQKTNFFEGNVTNYAKGSINFDDF, encoded by the coding sequence ATGTTGCATCGCAAAAAAATCTATAATCCAAACTCCAATGAAAGCGTTAATGAAAGGAAAATCTTTGGGGGTAATCCAACTAGCATCTTTGAGCTTAACAAAATCAAATATCAATGGGCTTACAACCTTTGGAAAGTAATGCTTGCAAATTCTTGGTTTCCTGAAGAAGTTAATATGACACCAGATAAGCGTGACTATGCAGAAGGGCTTACTCCTGAAGAAAAAATTGGCTATGATAGAGCTTTAGCGCAACTTATTTTTATGGATTCATTACAAACTAATAACCTAATAGACAATGTTAATCCCTATATTACAAGCCCAGAAATCAATCTTATTTTAGTGCGCCAAGCTTTTGAAGAAGCACTTCATTCCCAAAGTTATGCTGTAATGGTAGAATCAATCTCAGCTAACACAGATGAAATCTATGATATGTGGCGAAGCGATATGCAATTAAAAAGTAAAAATGATTATATTGCAGCAGTTTATGAACAACTTGCAATAAATCCAATAGAGCGCAATATTATTAAAGCTATGTTTGCCAATCAAATCTTAGAAGGAATCTATTTTTATAGCGGTTTTGCCTTTTTCTATACCCTAGCAAGAAGCGGAAAAATGCTCGGAAGTGCGCAAATGATTCGCTTTATTCAACGCGATGAAGTTACCCATTTACTTCTCTTTCAAAATATGATTAACTCTGTTAGAAAAGAAACTCCTGAACTTTTTACTAAGGATTTAGAAGAAGAAGTGATTGAAATGTTTAGAGAAGCTGTTAAGGTGGAGACTGCGTGGGGAGAATATATTACACAAGGACAGATTCTTGGGCTTACTAGTGAAATTATTCAAGAATACATTAAATATTTAGCCGATGAGCGCCTAAAACGCGTGGGACTACCCGCACTTTATAATGCTAAACACCCTATTAAATGGGTTGATTCTTTTAGCTCTTTTAATGAACAAAAAACTAACTTCTTTGAAGGAAATGTAACAAATTACGCAAAAGGGAGTATTAATTTTGATGATTTCTAA